Proteins encoded in a region of the Thermocaproicibacter melissae genome:
- a CDS encoding putative ABC transporter permease: MKKYAVLFMMGGTLYPACEILCRGRTDFSMALAGGTCVCLIDRICNEKLRAMPLSVKCFAGSGIITAVEFLTGVIVNLILKMDVWDYSQMPMNILGQICLPFSILWYAATLPAMMLGEWCGKITAGKQKS, from the coding sequence ATGAAGAAATACGCGGTTCTTTTTATGATGGGCGGTACCCTCTACCCCGCTTGTGAAATTTTATGCCGCGGAAGAACGGATTTTTCTATGGCTCTTGCAGGAGGAACCTGCGTCTGCCTGATTGATCGAATCTGCAACGAAAAGCTGCGCGCGATGCCGCTTTCTGTGAAATGCTTTGCCGGTTCCGGCATTATCACTGCCGTTGAATTCTTAACAGGCGTTATCGTAAACTTGATTCTCAAGATGGATGTTTGGGACTATTCCCAGATGCCGATGAACATTCTCGGTCAGATATGTCTTCCGTTCTCAATTCTTTGGTATGCCGCAACACTTCCCGCAATGATGCTCGGC